Below is a window of Oncorhynchus clarkii lewisi isolate Uvic-CL-2024 chromosome 19, UVic_Ocla_1.0, whole genome shotgun sequence DNA.
ATGCGTCTTCCTTTTTCCGCGCAGGGTGACCAATTGAATAATGGTTTTAAGGGAGGTTAAATACACGTGTGTCGTTTCTTTCCCTCCAGATCTCAAGTTAAAGTGACAGTTGTATATTTTCTTTAATTAGGAGAAAGTGAAAATGTATTTGTTAGTCGTTCCACCTCGCACTCTTTTTAAACGAGCAATTTGTTTTTAATCCCATGAATATAATAATCGAATGAATTTGCTTGGGGGGATTTTTGCCCTTCGGATTACGGATTGTAGGTTTTAGGCCTATGAGGGAGGGTGCATGAGGTTCAGCCCGTACATTGTTTATTCCACTAATAATACCAACTTTATGAAAATACTTATTAACATTAATATTAATACTAGGATGATAACAAcaaaactaataataataatgtgggtGATACTTTAATTTGTTGCGTTTGAAGCCATCAATTAAATCCATGGAACGTGAATTGCTTCATTGCCAAATCCATTAACCCTTGATATGTTACCCTTCTACCCTTATATGCAATGTTGTAGGCAATCAATATGCCATCTCAGCATTACCAtccactgatttaaaaaaaatgcatcaCAAAAATCAAATGCTCCTATGAATTTTAGCTGCCAAGTTATTTCCCAATATGGCCAAGGATGAGCTATTAGAATTCGATTTTTATGACATACCTATTTTTATGGTCTTATAAACCTAGACAGGCTAAAAAAAATAGTCCTGCATTTTCAAATATGGGCCGGGCAAAATGACAAATGTATGTGTTTAGTAGTTGTAAACAGCCTATTGGAATTAGGCATTGCAGCCTCTCTAAAAAGAAACAAGAGagtacagttgacactatgctaCAACTATGTTCAGGCCATCACTAGAATGTTCAACTTATAATGAAAAAAGAGAAACTTGAGTTTATAGTAAGGAGCTCCCTCAAATTTGTATGGGGGCTGGCTAAATGACGCGCATGTGCGAGTAAAGGGTTTGGTTGCAATAAAGAGGCGGTTTGAGTGCAGACCGCAGGACAGTAACAGAAGGCGTCTTCACCAGAGTCACTACAGAAGTTCTACACGCAACTATTTTGGACAGCTGTTGAACTACACGCGCGTACAATCTAAACTCGATTTGAACATGCCGGGAAAGTTGTCTTACGAAGCCCAAAACTTTCTCTGAACTACATTCAACTTTGAACGTTTTTTTCCAAGACGTTTTGCATCGGACCATCCGCAGGTTTTCAACTCCAGGACCATTCCGGATCCATAGGACCGACATCTGCGCTGGTAACTATTTCATCGTATTACATTTTCTCTGTGATTTTTCTCTGAGCCATCAGTCAGAATACGACGTGTAAAATGTATTTATGGTCATGCTTCTTCGGGGGAATGACAACGCGAGGCACAATACACAAAGTTGTAAACTTTACCACAACTGATTTGAGAGTTGAGTTATTTAACATAACTGGTCCATTCGCAGTGAATAGATGTGTTATTACAATAGCCTAGCAACAATATTCAGTTTAGCCATTTTTGACCTGTTTAATGCTGGAACTAGAAGTTAACATATTCGACAGTGTCTTGAGCttgcatgggagagagagagagagagagagagagagagagagagagagtcacgaCTGTGAGCCTTCTGAGTTAGATGCGCGAAGAGAGTGTGAAACAGGTGGGATCTTTCAGAGGTAAACGCATTCCAGCACGTTGGAGTAAATTCAACAAGGACCTAAGTGAAAATAACGACATAATTCCATGCAAAAACGTACATTTTGTTGAATTGCATGATACATTACATGGTTTGAGTTAACATGAGAAAGATGTGCGTGTTCGATGACGAGGAGGCACATTTCTTTTACAGGGTATCCCCAATTAATTTATCCAAACTTTGGTACCTTAATGAAACAATACCTTTTTatgttgtttatatatatattttttaaatgtattttgtggcATATTAAAGGTACTTCGAAATATTTGTTAAATGTCGATTTAATAAATTCAATATAGCTGGAGTGGTAAGGATCATTGTTATGATCATTAATCGTTTTAAGTGTCTCTTATAATGAAATGACTTAAACGAATTTTACTAGGTCgccaaaaaaaaactaaaatacatAGCCTACATTTAATAATTGATTAACATTTAACGGTCTTCGTTGCAAGTGAATTACATTCAATCAATAGTTAAATATTCAGAGTTAAACCAGTGTTCTGGAATATAACGACAGGCTACGCTTTAGTGTACTTTACATAGAAACATGGATTAGACCTATGTACTTTActtaatgttttttatttatttttttacatgaaaACACGATTTAATCGCGAATTGCAATAATCGGAATTAAAACAGTGGACAACGTATTGTGCTAATTGTTATGGACAAAATCATGGTTTTATGGTATCAGACATGATCTGGAACTATTGGCTTGAATTGAAATCATTCTTAGGCATATACATGTTTTATTTGCGAATGTCAGAGAACTGTTTCCCACGTTGCTTGGGTGCACACGTCTGTATTTTATTGCGCCCATATCCTCTCGTGTTCTGCATCAAAACACGGCTAAAAACATGTGTCCCTGGTAATTGCTGCACAATTGACCAAAGCATCTGTATTAACGTAAAAACTCTGAAGTTGCTGTCCAATACACACAAGGTCACCATTcctcttttatatatatatatttattatttatttaacaataGATGTTTATTAGATAGATGTTTTGCACTTGAATCCCCCTTTGAAAAAGAAAACTAAATAAATGAAGTCCAGGTTTAGGAAAGATAATCTATAGCCGCAGTAGACTAGTGAGTTTGTGGATATGGATTTGATTAGATTGAGTCCGATTCTGTATTCCTTAACCCAAAACCAATGCAATGTATTACAATTCCATGCTTGATGTAGCCTTTTCAATTGCAAATTAAGTAGGTCCAGCCAGCATGCCTGCCTCTGTGCTTATGTACAACCTGAAAGAGGTGAACTCCCTCTAAATCATGACATGTATGTAATGTTGTAGGCCCATGTCTGGATCCGATTTTTTTTCTCAGCTCAGATAAAGTTGTGGAAAAGCTGCCCTGATTTTGAGTGGATTTGGCTTGTGGGGACCTAAATGTGAATGCTGGTGTGACTTTTCTTACCAACACCAACGTAACGTTCTCCTAATTATATAACAATGTACTGGGAAAATGTAATGAAGGTGTACCTCGGGTCATTTTTGAACCCATAGGATGTTGTATATTGTGTCAAAACATTATTTGATTTCCTTATGTCCTACCTATAATATGTATTAGAGTTAGAGTGAGCACATTCTTTAACATATACTGGTGTGATATGTGTGGGGGGAACATGATAAGTCGATCATGCCTTGCGTTATCTTATCTCAAATCGCATACAAAGTCTGCTGTGTGATCGAGGCGTGGAATTGGAACAGTTGGCCAGTCACGTCCAACGGGGAAACGGGATTTAGCAGTGTTTAGCTTGATTGTTGAGTCGTTAGAGATGGTACGTAGACATCAAAGGGTTTTAAGGATATGAGACCACTCGGGAGAAACCGCTGATCGCCCCTAATGACATCGTAAGTAAAAGTAAATTACTTCTGCGTCCTGATCAGAAAGGAGAAAATCCCCGGGGGACGTTTGAGCTTCATTCTAATTAACACTATTTTTTACTTCTATTTACTGCCGAATAGCCATGTCTTTCACTCAATCCACACTTTTTTTTAACAGTGTAGGCATTTATTCACCAATATGATCAATGGGTAATTTTCTCCAATAGGCCTATCTATACCCATATATAGCCTATTAACATCTACAATATATCTTGATTTGGCCATATTGGAGGGTTTCCTTATGCGATGACGACATAACCCATGACCACGTTTAACAATTACATTTGAATTCTTAATCCCACATGAACTAATGTAAACCAGTAGTAGAATAATGAGTAAATCATATTTTCAGAACGGTAAAATCGGAGGATTACACACAATTCCCTATGACTAACAGAATCAAACAAAGCAAACGGCATGGCTTAGGGGGTAATGCTTTTTCTCTGGAACGCTAAATCATATCACAATGGAAAGGTGCGGCTTGGGAGCTCTACTTAGACTAAAACAGAAACGACATAGGGTAACTGTGTCATACAGCCTGACAATCAAATATGTTCAGAAACAAAGAGGCTTTATATTCCTTTGTTATTTCCTCTTATTAAACCTGAATAAACAGCTCACTGAGGTATTCCCGCCTCAGTGAATGGTGTCATTCTATTTACCTGAGTCTTAACAGCCCGGGCATGTTTTCTGGGAACGGGAAACACCCACACCAGGCACATcccagtgtctgtgtgtcagcactggaaattgttttgttttctcaCACCTTCTCCTCTCTGACATATATCCTAAGCacgttccacacacacacatacacactcacacatacaggcTCTCATCACTCGTCGTGTGCCTTGCAGACAATACATgattcaaggtgtgtgtgtgtgtgtgtgcgtgtgcgtgtgttgggCCACATGTTGAGCTGGTAGTCCCTGTGGCATGGAGGTCTGGATCAGAGCTCTTATCACTCTCTAAGGTGGCAAAGGGGCTCTCCctagagagaaaaaaacatcccTTTTGTCCCAGTGGTAAAAAGGAGACATTCACATGTATCACCTTAATCCACTGATAATGAGGCCTCTTGAAAAGCAACTAGATAATCAAGCTGGATCGCTTGTGTATTGGCCTGGCATTGGGGCGGTTGTGTTGGGGtgtgagggggggaggggggggggggggggcagggtgaAGACACCAGGATGACCAGTAGACTCACCAGTAGACTCAAAGCCTGTTGGAAGTGCAAGAAATACTTAGTTAGAAATGTTTTTTGATTCATTATCAAATATCACAATTATGCTTGTTTCATTATGGAATATTATGATCCATATTGTCATTATTTGTAGTTTTAGTTGTTGTCATGGTATCAGGGGTTTGTACAACTTTTTTTATAACAAATAATTACTTATACGAGTATTAAACGAGTACAGTTCTGTTGTGTTATCAATATGACCTAACCTTTTTGATGTGTTGCTTTTCCAGAGGGAATCCCATTGCGATTCGAGTGATCAGTAGTGACACCAATCATGGGCAGCAAAACTCTTCCAGCCCCggttcccctccacccctctctgcaGCTGGCCAACTACTCCATCCTCCAGGCCTCCAATGGCTTCCAGCTGCCCACGGACCAGGTCCCTGGCATCTATAGCTTCAGCGCACTGCACGCCATCCACCTCCACCAGTGGACCCTGGGCTACCCTCCCTTTGGTGTCCCCCGCTGCACTTTCTCCAAGCTCCCAGCGCTGATGGACGGCCGCTTCCCCGGCTTGCCTTCCATCCCCATCTTCCCCCACCTGGTCCAGCACAAGGACCAGGCCACTGCTGCCGCCACAGCAGCTACCGCCATGAATCTCCTTCAGGGCTCCAAGAACAAGCCCCAGCCACGCTTCGACTTCGCCAACCTGGCCACCGCCGCCACCCAGGAGGACCCGTTGAAGGCAGAGGACCTGAGCATAACAGGGGCAGCCGCCGCCACTTCTCCTCGCCATGGCGGGCTAGGCTGTCTCATAGATGTAGCCAAGCTGTCGTCGCCCGAGCGCAAGCCTAGCCGTGGTCGCCTTCCCTCCAAGACCAAGAAGGAGTTTGTGTGCAAGTTCTGCGGCCGCCATTTCACCAAGTCCTACAACCTGCTTATCCACGAGCGGACGCACACGGACGAGAGGCCGTACACCTGTGACATCTGCCACAAGGCTTTCCGGAGGCAGGACCACCTCCGAGACCACAGGTGAGACCTgtacttttttctttttttttctcgaTGAAGCTCTATTTAATAAACATGGAGAATGGAGATAGATTGCTGCCAAAATGTTGTAAATGAATTAATCATATTTTATTGCATACTTTATTTATTGGCGACAGAACCTTCCACagaaaatcccagaaccacattcAGTTACACTGCTGTATAAGGCCTCCACATAAGAACAGCATGGGATATTAATACAAAACTGCTTCTTAAATGGTCATATGTGCTATTGATGAATCCTGTTGTGCCCTCTGACAGTGTCATGCATCAGGGTTGAGGCCTGTTCCATTGGAATTCATTCCAGTCAAAGAAATGGAACAGCCCCAAATGTAATTGGTCACAAACCTGTTATGCATTGCTTTTGAATGTGTTATGTTGAATCGATTTCTAATATCAAACTTGTCATTTCCCCAAGAGCGACAGACCAATTAAACGTAACGATAACACGATTATATTTTATGCTGAATCGGAATTCAGGATCAGTATGTGGAAAAAGTATCATATGAGATGGTTTAGCGGGCCAGTCAGTATCCCCATACCTCTCATATGAGATGGTTTAGCGGGCCAGTCAGTATCCCCATACCTCTCATATGAGATGGTTTAGCGGGCCAGTCAGTATCCCCATACCTCTCATATGAGATGGTTTAGCGGGCCAGTCAGTATCCCCATACCTCTCATATGAGATGGTTTAGCGGGCCAGTCAGTATCCCCATACCTCTCATATGAGATGGTTTAGCGGGCCAGTCAGTATCCCCATACCTCTCATATGAGATGGTTTAGCGGGCCAGTCAGTATCCCCATACCTCTCATATGAGATGGTTTAGCGGGCCAGTCAGTATCCCCATACCTCTCATATGAGATGGTTTAGCGGGCCAGTCAGTATCCCCATACCTCTCATATGAGATGGTTTAGCGGGCCAGTCAGTATCCCCATACCTCTCATATGAGATGGTTTAGCGGGCCAGTCAGTATCCCCATACCTCTCATATGAGATGGTTTAGCGGGCCAGTCAACCTCTCAACTCCCTTTTCCCTTAATATTTCTTTGTTGTCTCCTATTCATTTGGAGCTATAGGTTGATagctgtctttgtgtgtttgttatGTTTCCTTGCTCAACccggactctgtttttgttctgCTCTGCCCTGCAGGTACATCCATTCCAAAGAGAAGCCCTTCAAGTGCCAGGAGTGTGGAAAGGGATTTTGTCAGTCCAGAACTCTAGCTGTCCACAAAACGCTGCACATGCAGGTGAAGGAACTAAAGCCATCCAAGATTAAGTGATGTCAATACATAAAAAAAGAGACTAGGGGACACTGGAAACAATAACGGTGAAGACTATAAAGGAGAACAAGACAAAATGACCAAGACGGGGGACATTGTAGAGCTGACCAAAGACAGGGGAGTTAGTGGAGCTGACCAAAGACAGCGGGACATTGTGGAGCTGACCAAAGACAGCGGGACATTGTAGAGCTGACCAAAGACAGCGGGACATTGTAGAGCTGACCAAAGACAGCGGGACATTGTAGAGCTGATCAAAGACGGGGGAGTTAGTGGAGCTGACCAAAGACAGTGGGACATTGTGGAGCTGACCAAAGATGGGTGGGCTTTGTAGAGCTGACCAAAGACGGGGGGACATTGTAGAGCTGACCAAAGACAGGGGGACATTGTGGAGCTTACCAAAGACAGGGGAGTTTGTGGAGCTGACTAAAGACGGGGGGACACTGTAGAGCTGACCAAAGACAGGGGGACATTGTAGAGCTGACCAAAGACAGGGGGACATTGTGGAGCTTACCAAAGACAGGGGAGTTTGTGGAGCTGACTAAAGACGGGGGGACACTGTAGAGCTGACCAAAGACGGGGGGACATTGTAGAGCTGATCAAAGACGGGGGACATTGTGGAGCTCAAGTGCCTGGAACATAGAATGAGTAGAACATCTCTGAACTTGAACCAAACTGAAGTTCTCTGAACAGAAGAAAAGTGATAGAAAAAGTTAAATGTTCACCAACAATTCACCAGCCAAGGAAGGAAGCCGTAGTGCTCATCGTGGGGAATGATTCTTCAGAGAGATTTGAAAATCCTGGATCTCTATGATGTATCCAGACAATATCCAGGAGCACCTTGTACCAGATCTAAGttgtttttccacatttagttaagAGATAATTAGGCTTAATGACTTTGAGGCAGTGTATTGGTTGTCCATGATGAAGCCCAATGGGGCGAATGGACCATACATCGTAGCTGTATGGAATGTGATCTTGACCTCTCTGACAAAGTTGACCTCTCAGACATTCCAAAAGACTCTTGCTTTTGATCaaaatgacattttttttaaagggacaTTTACGAGTCTAAAGCAGTCTttgttaaaaaacaaaacaaacaaaaaaacaactaaaTTGGTTAAAGTCATGTCAGCGTAATGTTATTCCACTTCCAAAGCTTACATTCCAATGTTATTTTTTTGTATAATTGTATTTTTTGCACTTTAACctgattattgattatttacatatATCACTGGATTCCTAAAACTTATTTTGAGAAAATAAATAGTAATTTTCTAAACAAAATCtatattttattgtttattcTGGCTTCTTGTGAGAGGAATACTATCAAATACTTTGCCCATTTTTAATCATTGCCTTAGCATCTTTTAAAGTTTTGAAATGGAAATCAGCTGTAAAAAacgtttttgttttctcatttccTGTAGTTGACACAGGACTTCTGTTATTGTGCTTTCCGTGTTACCAAAGCAGATTCCCTTTAAAATACAACACCTAATAGGACCATTACATAAATAGAATGGAGAGGGCTccagtgtgcatgcatgtgtattGTGAGGTGTTGCAGTGGTCCTCATCCGAATGACAGCATTTAGAAGTGGATTTAACACCTGTCAACGTGACTTTGGTGGCTGATAGCTAACACTGTCAACATTAGGTGTAAACAGGACCATCAGACATGTATATTGTGAACATGAAAGAACAGGTACAGATTAAGAGAAACCTTAGCATTTACCCTGCACCCTCTCATCCCTTTGGAAACTCACAAGTTGTAACTTACAACTATGTGAAAGATATAATGAACAACACTAAAATATCAGTCACGTGATACTAATTGCATCTCAATAGATGATCTACTTCCTCAAAAATATTTCCCCCTGTTGTAGAAATCCAGTGCATGACACCCATTGACTATATGTGATATGACAGCACAGCTAACAGACATTCCCCCAAATGTAATGGAACTTTACCAGAAATATTCAGACAGTATGAAATCAGTATCAAAGTGCTGAAAAGGTTGCTGGATTTTTCCAGGCATATTCTTGAAAGGAATGTTCTCAGATCGTTTTCAAAAACCAGATTATCAATGTTAGAGAAGGAAGACAACCTGTCATCTACCGGAAGTGTTTCTGGGGAACAGCAACTCTCCTCTGAAACATTGTTTCCTTGTTCCAGGTTAGACAGAAAAGTGATCTGTCCAAGCATTTTGTAAGTTGAAAGGCATGTACAGACAGCGGGCAGCCAAATATTACTTTCAGTCTAGGGGCCAGGGGTTGGATTGGCCATctggcaattctggcaaatgccagatggacTGGACTCTTTTTTTCAGTTGGGTGGGCTGGTTGAAATTGACACagacacaaaatatatatattttttaaatatataaaggCAATGAAAAAGGTGACATAGCCGGCAgcccatcccactgggcacacactggttgaatcaacattctttccatgtcatttcaattaaattacgttgaaccaacgtggaaaagAAATTGAATTCCTCTGTTATACTAttcttcattttttaaaaacctttatttaactaggcaagccagttaagaacacattcttattttcaatggtggcctaggaacagtgggttaactgacttgttcaggagcagaacgacagatttttactttgtcagctcggggatttgatcttgcaacctttcagtgactagttaccagtccaacgctctaaccacactAACCACACCTGCCGCCTTTGGTGGATTAGTGAGCAAAGGCTGGCACCCCTACCAGGATGGGCCCCTACCAGGCTGTAGTAATGAACACTTAGGGTGGGTGATGATTCAGGGGAACATGTTAGTCTGGAGCCCTGTAATAGTAATGAACACTTAGAGGGGTGTTTATTCAGGGGATCATGTTAGTCTGGAGCCCTGTAATAGTAATTAACACTCAGGGTAGGTATTTATTTAGGGGAACATGTTAGTCTGGAGCCCTGTAATAGTTAAGAACActtaggggaggggggggggggggtgtttattTAGGGGAACATGTTAGTCTGGAACCCTGTAATAGTAATTAACACTCAGGGTAGGTATTTATTTAGGGGAACATGTTAGTCTGGAGCCCTGTAATAGTAATTAACACTCAGGGTAGGTATTTATTCAGGGGAACATGTTAGTCTGGAACCCTGTAATAGTAATTAACACTCAGGGTAGGTATTTATTTAGGGGAACATGTTAGTCTGGAGCCCTGTAATAGTAATTAACACttaggggatgggggggggggggtgtttattTAGGGGAACATGTTAGTCTGGAACCCTGTAATACTAATTAACACTCAGGGTAGGTATTTATTTAGGGGAACATGTTAGTCTGGAGCCCTGTAATAGTAATTAACACTTAGGGGGGAGGGGGTTATTCAGGGGAACATGTTAGTCTGGAACCCTGTAATAGTAATTAACACTTAGGGTAGGTGTTTATTCAGGGGAACACATATTACAGGAAGTCATTTTCAATATAGCCTGTGTCATTAGCTTGGCTATTATAACCTATAAGActtaagcagacagacagacagacaggcaggcagacggacaggcaggcaggcagacggacaggcagacagacagaagaagaagcagagtgacagcagagaagatgcggagacagacagacagcacaacaGGGAGGCAAACCAACATGgctagacagaggaacagttatagtggtgagttgtatctccagacagagacacagttatagggatgagttgtatctccagacagttATAGTGGTAGAAGGTGCAACCTATGATAATAGTATGGTCTGGTGGTATGAAATCAATTGAAGTTGCACTGCAAACCATGCCTAAATTCCCCCTGTTTCTGAAACAATAAGACAATTCAACACTAGCTCGTAAATCCCTAGAAGCGGTAGAGTATGCTACGGTGCCTCCTCTTGGGGATTTAAAGCCAAAGTGTATCTCACGCATATGCGTGCTAAGACCTTTATTGCTTTACTCAGCGCCTCCTTGGAGACCTACACTACCACTGATGTTCCGTTGGGAATTCTAACCTGCAACTGGTTTGTTCTAATGTACGTCCCacatggagccctattccctatttagtgcacttcttttgaccagggctggcaccttattccctatttagtgcacttcttttgaccaggtctggcaccctattccctatttagtgcacttcttttgaccagggctggcaccctattcagtgcacttcttttgaccagggctccgTTGTGCTCCATTTGTGACGCTACCCTAGACGCCCCTCCTTGACTGACCCGCCACACTGTCGTCACATGATCCCCAACACACTGGCACTGTTTGGAACGTGCCTGCAGTGAACCTTCTCAATCTGTTGTGTTGGAGTTATCCAAGAACCCCTTTTCGGCTGGGTCCGATAGTACTGATTAGGAAAAATGATGATTCAAACCTAAGCCATTATGAAGATCTAAACGTACCCCAGTTATAACCATATACCTTCAATCATAGAGCCACATCTAGAATAAGCACCTTCAATCATACAGCCACAACTAGAATAAGTACCTTCAATCATACAGCCACAACTAGAATAAGTACCTTCAATCATACAGCCAAGACTAGAATAAGTACCTTCAATCATACAGCCACAACTAGAATAAGTACCTTCAATCATACAGCCACAACTAGAATAAGTACCTTCAATCATACAGCCACAACTAGAATAAGTATTGGGCGAAAAATTTTAGCACTTAAGACAAAACACATCCAAAACTGTCACTGGTCAGGTAGCAGGAAGCTAAGGTGAATATTCAGTTTTCAGGAAAGGTTACTAACGCGAGTGTAGTTCACCAAACCACCGTTAATACGCGTTACATCAACATAACATACACATATCAAGCATTACAAAGCTTCATGTCATTTccaatgtacaggtaactgccaaaataaaggaaacacttgagtaaatgagggatacaaagtatattgaaagcaggttgTTCCACGCCGGTGTGGtccctgagttaattaagcaattaacatcccatcatgcttggGGCCATGTATAAAAATGTTCAGTTACCCATTaaaagatctcagtgactttgaaagagggatctcaaaggagcataggcgGTTTGAaagggttttgtgtgtgtgtcactcagtcaccagatctcaacccaattgaacacttctgGGATATTCTGGAGCATTTTCCAcctccatcaacaaaacacccaaattatggaatttcttgtggaagaatggtgtaaCATACCTTCAATAGTGTTCCAGCCACTTGtataatctatgccaaggtgcattgaaactGTTCTTGCGACTTGTGGTGGTCCAGCGCCCTGTTgagacactatgttggtgtttcctttattttggcagttacctgtatattatagTGCAATTAGTCAGAAATGCAATGAacaatgttccatatgcacacaaaaagcttatttctcctaaatgttgtgcacacatttgtttacatctctgttagtgagcatttctcctttgccaagataatctgtcCACCTGACAGGAGTGGCATATCTGTCATGGTCGTCatatgaaggagaccaaggcgcagcgagGTAAGCATACATACTTCTTTAATGAAGAAAGAACAgtgaacaaactatacaaaaacgAACCGTTCTGCTAATATGGCTAGTGCAgcacaggcaactaaacatagaataagaacccaccaaatacccaaggaatatggctacctaaatacggtccccaatcagagaaaacgataaacagctgcctctgattgagaaccaatctaggcaaccatagacatataaactcCTAGACATACAAAAAGCTCTAGACAtaaaaaaaaccctagacatacaaaaacccctagacaatttaaaactaaacaaaccacccttgtcacacccctgacctaaccaaaacaataaagaaaacaaagataactttggtcagggcgtgacaatatcaagaagctgattaaacagtatgatcattacacaagtgcaccttgtactggggacaataaaaggccactctaaaatgtgcagttttgtcacacaacacaatgccacagatgtctacattttgagggagtgtgcaattggcatgctgactgcagaaatgtccaacagagctgttgccagataatttgatgttaatttctctaccataagcctactccaacgtcattttagagaaattGGCAGTACGTCAAAACGGGCTCACAACCggagaccacatgtaaccacgccagcccaggacctccatatccggcttcttcatctgtgggatcttctgagaccagccacccagacagctgatgaaactggatttgcacaaccaaagaatttc
It encodes the following:
- the LOC139374369 gene encoding protein odd-skipped-related 1-like, producing the protein MGSKTLPAPVPLHPSLQLANYSILQASNGFQLPTDQVPGIYSFSALHAIHLHQWTLGYPPFGVPRCTFSKLPALMDGRFPGLPSIPIFPHLVQHKDQATAAATAATAMNLLQGSKNKPQPRFDFANLATAATQEDPLKAEDLSITGAAAATSPRHGGLGCLIDVAKLSSPERKPSRGRLPSKTKKEFVCKFCGRHFTKSYNLLIHERTHTDERPYTCDICHKAFRRQDHLRDHRYIHSKEKPFKCQECGKGFCQSRTLAVHKTLHMQVKELKPSKIK